The Lepisosteus oculatus isolate fLepOcu1 chromosome 4, fLepOcu1.hap2, whole genome shotgun sequence genome window below encodes:
- the gbf1 gene encoding Golgi-specific brefeldin A-resistance guanine nucleotide exchange factor 1 isoform X5 — MVDKNIYIVQGEICSVVGAIKRNSRWSTHTPLDEEQDPLLNSFSHLKEILNNIKELSDIEPNVFLRPFLEVVRSEDTTGPITGLALTSVNKFLSYGLIDSSHEGAAEGIENMADAVTHARFVGTDPASDEVVLMKILQVLRTLLLTPVGAHLTNESVCEIMQSCFRICFEMRLSELLRKSAEHTLVDMVQLLFSRLPQFKEEAKSFVGTNMKKLKMRAGGMSESSKWKKQKRSPRPPRHAVRGTSGLSEQQPASSNGAPAALSNSLSGGVPFIEQSSGGTSSLPVSDSVGSSISSPTTDSGLETSSKTTSKEDLTDLDQGSSTGTTPATTPSLEMGSRKAELDQGDSLMEGVHVERAQSTSVESIPEVLEDRDSVAEQSDSASVHDMDYVNPRGVRFTQSTQKEGAALIPYGLPCIRELFRFLISLTNPHDRHNSDVMMHMGLQLLTVALESAYIASYQSLLGLVKDELCHHLFQLLSMDRMNLYAASIRVCFLLFESMRGNLKFQLEMYLKKLMDIITSENPKMPYEMKEMALEAIVQIWRIPSFVTELYINYDCDYYCSNLFEDLTKLLSKNAFPVSGQLYTTHLLSLEALLTVIDSIEAHCQAKVLSSTVQQDKSDAAKGDGDTTITASTEIPGDTEKLVNDSKVQSGSEAETASCPPTSGHLMAEKMKLGRQDQEEIDLAAEKKAPKKPHRFSNCLPDAQELLDIKNKKKLLIAGTEQFNQKPKKGIQFLQEKGLLSSPMDNNEVAQWLRENPRLDKKMIGEFVSDRKNMELLDSFVGTFTFQGLRIDEALRLYLEAFRLPGEAPVIQRLLETFTDNWHKVNGSPFVSNDAGFALAYAVIMLNTDQHNHNVRKQNVPMTVEQFKKNLKGVNGSKDFDQDMLEDIYNAIKNEEIVMPEEQTGLVKENYIWSVLLHRGASPEGIFLHVPADSYDNDLFTMTWGPTIAALSYVFDKSLDDTIIQKAIAGFRKCAMISAHYGFSDVFDNLIISLCKFTTLSSESVENLPTVFGSNAKAQVAAKTVFNLAHRHGDILREGWKNIMDSMLQLFRAELLPKVMVEVEDFVEPNGKISLQREETPSNRGESAVLSFVNWLTLSGAEQSGLRGPSTENQEAKQAALLCIKQCDPEKLITESKFLQLESLQELMKALISVTPDEETYDEEDAAFCLEMLLRIVLENRDRVSCVWQTVREHLCHLCVHATENCFLVERAVVGLLRLAIRLLRREDISSQVLLSLRLLLMMKPHVLSRVSREVAYGLHELLKTNAANIHSSDDWYTLFSLLECVGAGVKPPASMQVAAGPDNDTGAQSDSEISSYHPSEVSLDRGYTSDSEVYAEHGKQSKMHRSVTDVDVANSGWLVVGKDDIDNGKPTVPGNKPQTSPLINQYSLTLGQDMGLHDTKSLIKCVESLSFIVRDAAHVTPENFELCVKTIRVFVEASLNGGYRTHEKKSKSHKYDSKSNRFRKKPREKEVSLKRTKVSSQRPSRSHSDDEEDEGVPASYHTVSLQVSQDLLDLMHTLHTRAASIYNSWAEEQRHLEAAGRKIEADSRTLWSSCWCPLLQGIAWLCCDARRQVRMQALTYLQRALLVHDLQTLDAVEWESCFNKVLFPLLTKLLDNISPADVGGMEETRMRACTLLSKVFLQHLSPLLSLPTFAALWLTILDFMDKYMHAGSSDLLLEAIPESLKNMLLVMDTAGIFHSTDSRTGYSDLWEITWERIDCFLPRLREELFKQAVMPEPVPSVPVDSAQPPPPPAAPTEPKPPSRPVSPQEPPRPSANGTDKIPPVMSSTVPPVSTPITTPVKMSSVDMSPSVNQSPLILQPLASPLQVGVPPMSLPIILNPALIEATSPVPLLTSSRPADPSATSEVK, encoded by the exons AGCTGTCTGACATAGAGCCCAATGTATTTCTACGGCCTTTCCTGGAGGTGGTGCGATCAGAAGACACTACAGGACCCATCACTGGACTGGCACTGACATCGGTCAACAAGTTCCTGTCGTACGGCCTCATAG ACTCGAGTCATGAGGGGGCAGCTGAAGGAATTGAGAACATGGCTGATGCTGTGACACATGCTCGGTTTGTGGGGACTGACCCTGCCAGTGATGAAGTGGTTCTTATGAAAATCTTACAG GTACTAAGGACACTGTTGCTCACCCCTGTTGGAGCCCACCTCACCAATGAATCCGTCTGTGAGATCATGCAGTCCTGTTTCCGTATCTGCTTTGAAATGAGACTTAGTG AGTTATTGAGGAAATCTGCCGAGCACACTCTGGTAGACATGGTACAGCTGCTGTTTTCAAG gttGCCGCAGTTCAAGGAGGAAGCTAAGAGTTTTGTAGGAACCAATATGAAGAAG CTGAAGATGCGAGCAGGGGGAATGAGTGAGTCATCCAAGTGGAAGAAGCAGAAGCGATCTCCACGACCCCCCCGCCATGCAGTTCGTGGCACCTCTGGCCTGTCTGAGCAGCAGCCTGCATCCAGCAATGGCGCCCCAGCAGCCCTCAGCAACAGCCTCTCAG GTGGGGTCCCATTTATTGAACAGTCCTCTGGAGGCACCTCCAGTCTCCCAGTGTCTGACAGTGTTGGTTCATCCATATCCAGTCCTACCACTGACAGTGGTCTGGAGACGTCCTCCAAAACCACTTCAAAGGAAGATCTCACTGACTTGGACCAAGGCAGCTCTACTGGCACCACCCCAGCAACAACTCCTTCTTTGGAGATGGGCAGTAGGAAAGCAGAACTGGACCAAGGGGACTCACTG ATGGAAGGAGTTCATGTGGAGCGAGCCCAGTCAACCTCAGTGGAGTCCATTCCTGAGGTCTTAGAAGATCGAGACTCAGTAGCAGAGCAGTCAGACTCTGCCTCTGTGCATGACATGGACTATGTAAATCCTCGAGGAGTGAGGTTTACCCAGTCCACTCAGAAAGAAG GCGCAGCCCTGATCCCTTACGGACTCCCCTGTATTCGGGAGTTGTTCCGCTTCCTTATTTCCCTCACCAACCCCCATGACCGCCACAACTCCGATGTGATGATGCACATGGGTCTCCAGCTCTTGACAGTGGCCCTGGAGTCTGCGTATATCGCCAGCTACCAGTCCCTGCTTGGCCTTGTGAAAGATGAGCTCTGCCACCACCTCTTCCAA ttgctCAGTATGGATCGAATGAACTTATATGCTGCTTCCATAAGAGTATGCTTCCTGCTTTTTGAAAGCATGAGGGGAAACTTAAAATTTCAGCTTGAA atgtatttaaagaaGTTAATGGACATAATTACCTCAGAAAACCCTAAGATGCCATATGAAATGAAGGAGATGGCTCTAGAAGCGATTGTTCAGATCTGGAGAATTCCCAGCTTTGTAACAGAGCTGTACATCAATTACGACTGTGATTATTATTGCTCTAATCTATTTGAAGATCTTACCAAACTGCTTTCTAAG AATGCATTTCCAGTCTCTGGGCAGCTCTACACAACCCACCTTCTCTCACTAGAGGCCTTGCTAACAGTGATTGATAGCATAGAAGCACATTGTCAGGCTAAAGTCCTCAGCAGCACTGTACAGCAGGACAAGTCAGATGCAGCCAAAGGGGATGGGGATACCACTATAACTGCCAGTACCGAGATTCCTGGTG ATACAGAAAAGCTTGTAAATGACAGCAAAGTACAGAGTGGATCCGAGGCAGAAACAGCTTCCTGCCCGCCCACTAGTGGGCACTTAATGGCTGAAAAAATGAAGCTAGGAAGACAGGATCAAGAAGAAATAGACCTGG CAGCTGAAAAGAAGGCACCGAAAAAACCTCATCGCTTCTCTAACTGCTTACCAGATGCACAGGAACTtttagacatcaaaaacaaaaagaag ctcCTTATTGCAGGCACAGAGCAGTTTAACCAAAAGCCTAAGAAAGGTATTCAGTTCCTACAAGAGAAAGGTTTGCTCAGCAGCCCAATGGATAACAATGAGGTAGCACAGTGGCTCAGAGAAAACCCCCGCCTGGACAAGAAGATGATTGGGGAGTTTGTCAGTGACCGCAAAAACATGGAACTCTTGGACAGTTTTGTTGG tacTTTTACATTCCAAGGTTTGAGAATCGACGAAGCCCTGCGTTTGTATTTGGAAGCATTTCGACTTCCTGGGGAAGCCCCTGTCATCCAAAGGCTACTTGAAACCTTCACTGACAACTGGCAT AAAGTGAATGGATCTCCTTTTGTATCAAATGATGCTGGCTTTGCCTTGGCATATGCTGTGATAATGCTCAACACCGACCAACACAATCACAATGTCCGCAAGCAGAATGTGCCAATGACAGTGGAG CAATTCAAGAAGAATCTAAAAGGGGTTAATGGGTCAAAGGATTTTGATCAGGATATGTTGGAAGACATCTATAATGCCATTAA GAATGAGGAGATTGTGATGCCGGAGGAGCAGACAGGTTTGGTGAAAGAGAACTACATCTGGAGTGTGCTGCTGCATCGGGGAGCCTCTCCTGAGGGGATCTTCCTGCATGTGCCAGCCGACAGCTATGACAACGACCTCTTCACCATGACCTGGGGCCCCACCATCGCTGCTCTCTCCTATGTCTTTGACAAGAGCCTGGATGACACGATCATCCAAAAGGCCATTGCTGGCTTCAG GAAATGTGCGATGATTTCTGCACACTACGGATTCAGTGATGTGTTTGACAATTTAATAATTTCCCTGTGCAAGTTTACAACACTCAGCAGTGAG TCTGTGGAGAACCTTCCGACTGTTTTTGGAAGCAATGCTAAGGCCCAAGTCGCTGCCAAAACGGTCTTTAACTTGGCCCATCGTCATGGTGACATACTGCGAGAGGGATGGAAGAATATCATGGATTCTATGCTGCAGCTTTTCCGTGCAGAGCTCCTGCCTAAAGTCATGGTGGAG GTTGAGGACTTTGTGGAACCCAATGGAAAAATCTCACTTCAGCGAGAAGAAACACCGTCAAATCg TGGGGAGTCTGCCGTGCTGAGTTTTGTGAACTGGCTAACTCTGAGTGGTGCTGAACAATCTGGACTAAGAGGACCTTCCACAGAAAACCAAGAGGCCAAGCAAGCTGCCCTCCTTTGCATAAAG CAATGTGATCCTGAGAAGCTGATAACGGAGAGCAAATTCCTCCAACTTGAATCACTTCAAGAGCTAATGAAG GCTCTTATATCTGTAACTCCAGATGAGGAGACGTATGATGAGGAGGACGCTGCTTTCTGCTTAGAAATGTTGCTAAGAATTGTGCTTGAAAATAG GGATCGTGTCTCGTGTGTATGGCAGACAGTCAGGGAACACCTGTGCCATCTGTGTGTTCACGCCACTGAGAACTGCTTCCTGGTGGAGAGGGCTGTGGTAGGCCTCCTGAGACTGGCGATTCGCCTGCTGAGGCGGGAGGACATCAGCTCACAG GTGCTCCTTTCCTTAAGGCTTTTGTTGATGATGAAGCCTCATGTACTGTCCCGTGTGAGCCGGGAGGTGGCATATGGCCTGCATGAACTTCTGAAAACCAACGCAGCTAACATCCACTCCAGTGATGACTGGTACACTCTCTTCTCTTTGCTGGAGTGTGTTGGAGCTGGGGTGAAGCCTCCTGCCTCAATGCAGGTTGCTGCTGGGCCAGACAATGACACGG GTGCCCAATCCGACAGCGAGATTTCATCCTATCACCCCAGTGAGGTCAGTCTGGACCGTGGCTATACTTCAGATTCAGAGGTCTACGCAGAGCATGGGAAGCAGTCTAAAATGCATCGCTCTGTCACAGATGTGGATGTGGCTAATAGTGGATGGTTAGTG GTTGGGAAAGATGACATTGACAATGGTAAGCCTACAGTCCCTGGAAACAAACCACAGACTTCTCCACTGATTAACCAGTACAGCCTGACACTGGGGCAAGACATGGGGCTCCATGACACCAAGTCTCTCATCAAGTGTGTGGAGTCCCTGTCCTTCATTGTCCGTGATGCTGCACACGTCACACCAGAGAATTTTGAGCTCTGTGTCAAGACGATCCGAGTGTTTGTGGAAGCCAGCCTTAATGGAG GGTACAGGACACATGAAAAGAAATCCAAGAGCCATAAATATGATTCCAAGTCAAACCGGTTCCGGAAGAAGCCACGGGAGAAGGAGGTATCCTTGAAGAGGACAAAAGTATCCAGTCAGCGTCCCTCTCGTTCCCACAGTGATGATGAAGAGGATGAGGGGGTTCCTGCCAGCTATCATACGGTGTCATTACAGGTTAGTCAGGAC TTACTTGACCTCATGCACACCCTACATACTCGAGCAGCAAGCATCTATAATTCTTGGGCAGAGGAACAGCGCCACCTTGAGGCTGCAGGCAGGAAGATTGAGGCTGACTCCCGAACACTGTGGTCCAGTTGCTGGTGTCCTTTACTACAAG GGATTGCCTGGCTGTGCTGTGATGCCCGGCGCCAGGTCCGAATGCAGGCTCTCACCTACTTGCAGAGGGCACTTTTAGTACATGATCTTCAAACTCTTGATGCCGTGGAATGGGAGTCATGCTTTAACAAG GTGCTGTTCCCATTACTCACCAAGCTTCTGGACAACATCAGCCCTGCAGATGTAGGAGGGATGGAAGAAACTAGAATGAGGGCTTGTACACTCCTCTCAAAG gttTTTCTACAGCACCTGTCTCCTTTACTCTCCCTACCAACATTTGCAGCCCTGTGGCTCACAATTTTGGATTTCATGGACAAATACATGCATGCAGGCTCCAGTGACCTGCTG TTGGAAGCCATTCCTGAATCTCTGAAGAATATGCTTTTGGTGATGGACACAGCAGGAATTTTCCACAGCACCGATTCCCGGACAGGGTATTCTGACCTGTGGGAGATCACCTGGGAGAGGATTGACTGCTTCCTGCCCAGACTGAGGGAAGAGCTTTTTAAACAGGCAGTGATGCCAG AACCGGTTCCCAGTGTGCCAGTGGACTCTGCTCAGCCTCCTCCCCCGCCAGCAGCTCCAACTGAGCCAAAGCCCCCTAGCAGACCAGTTTCACCCCAGGAGCCTCCTCGACCTAGTGCCAATG
- the gbf1 gene encoding Golgi-specific brefeldin A-resistance guanine nucleotide exchange factor 1 isoform X6, whose translation MVDKNIYIVQGEICSVVGAIKRNSRWSTHTPLDEEQDPLLNSFSHLKEILNNIKELSDIEPNVFLRPFLEVVRSEDTTGPITGLALTSVNKFLSYGLIDSSHEGAAEGIENMADAVTHARFVGTDPASDEVVLMKILQVLRTLLLTPVGAHLTNESVCEIMQSCFRICFEMRLSELLRKSAEHTLVDMVQLLFSRLPQFKEEAKSFVGTNMKKAYNILWKNKRVQLKMRAGGMSESSKWKKQKRSPRPPRHAVRGTSGLSEQQPASSNGAPAALSNSLSGGVPFIEQSSGGTSSLPVSDSVGSSISSPTTDSGLETSSKTTSKEDLTDLDQGSSTGTTPATTPSLEMGSRKAELDQGDSLMEGVHVERAQSTSVESIPEVLEDRDSVAEQSDSASVHDMDYVNPRGVRFTQSTQKEGAALIPYGLPCIRELFRFLISLTNPHDRHNSDVMMHMGLQLLTVALESAYIASYQSLLGLVKDELCHHLFQLLSMDRMNLYAASIRVCFLLFESMRGNLKFQLEMYLKKLMDIITSENPKMPYEMKEMALEAIVQIWRIPSFVTELYINYDCDYYCSNLFEDLTKLLSKNAFPVSGQLYTTHLLSLEALLTVIDSIEAHCQAKVLSSTVQQDKSDAAKGDGDTTITASTEIPGDTEKLVNDSKVQSGSEAETASCPPTSGHLMAEKMKLGRQDQEEIDLAEKKAPKKPHRFSNCLPDAQELLDIKNKKKLLIAGTEQFNQKPKKGIQFLQEKGLLSSPMDNNEVAQWLRENPRLDKKMIGEFVSDRKNMELLDSFVGTFTFQGLRIDEALRLYLEAFRLPGEAPVIQRLLETFTDNWHKVNGSPFVSNDAGFALAYAVIMLNTDQHNHNVRKQNVPMTVEQFKKNLKGVNGSKDFDQDMLEDIYNAIKNEEIVMPEEQTGLVKENYIWSVLLHRGASPEGIFLHVPADSYDNDLFTMTWGPTIAALSYVFDKSLDDTIIQKAIAGFRKCAMISAHYGFSDVFDNLIISLCKFTTLSSESVENLPTVFGSNAKAQVAAKTVFNLAHRHGDILREGWKNIMDSMLQLFRAELLPKVMVEVEDFVEPNGKISLQREETPSNRGESAVLSFVNWLTLSGAEQSGLRGPSTENQEAKQAALLCIKQCDPEKLITESKFLQLESLQELMKALISVTPDEETYDEEDAAFCLEMLLRIVLENRDRVSCVWQTVREHLCHLCVHATENCFLVERAVVGLLRLAIRLLRREDISSQVLLSLRLLLMMKPHVLSRVSREVAYGLHELLKTNAANIHSSDDWYTLFSLLECVGAGVKPPASMQVAAGPDNDTGAQSDSEISSYHPSEVSLDRGYTSDSEVYAEHGKQSKMHRSVTDVDVANSGWLVVGKDDIDNGKPTVPGNKPQTSPLINQYSLTLGQDMGLHDTKSLIKCVESLSFIVRDAAHVTPENFELCVKTIRVFVEASLNGGYRTHEKKSKSHKYDSKSNRFRKKPREKEVSLKRTKVSSQRPSRSHSDDEEDEGVPASYHTVSLQVSQDLLDLMHTLHTRAASIYNSWAEEQRHLEAAGRKIEADSRTLWSSCWCPLLQGIAWLCCDARRQVRMQALTYLQRALLVHDLQTLDAVEWESCFNKVLFPLLTKLLDNISPADVGGMEETRMRACTLLSKVFLQHLSPLLSLPTFAALWLTILDFMDKYMHAGSSDLLLEAIPESLKNMLLVMDTAGIFHSTDSRTGYSDLWEITWERIDCFLPRLREELFKQAVMPEPVPSVPVDSAQPPPPPAAPTEPKPPSRPVSPQEPPRPSANGTDKIPPVMSSTVPPVSTPITTPVKMSSVDMSPSVNQSPLILQPLASPLQVGVPPMSLPIILNPALIEATSPVPLLTSSRPADPSATSEVK comes from the exons AGCTGTCTGACATAGAGCCCAATGTATTTCTACGGCCTTTCCTGGAGGTGGTGCGATCAGAAGACACTACAGGACCCATCACTGGACTGGCACTGACATCGGTCAACAAGTTCCTGTCGTACGGCCTCATAG ACTCGAGTCATGAGGGGGCAGCTGAAGGAATTGAGAACATGGCTGATGCTGTGACACATGCTCGGTTTGTGGGGACTGACCCTGCCAGTGATGAAGTGGTTCTTATGAAAATCTTACAG GTACTAAGGACACTGTTGCTCACCCCTGTTGGAGCCCACCTCACCAATGAATCCGTCTGTGAGATCATGCAGTCCTGTTTCCGTATCTGCTTTGAAATGAGACTTAGTG AGTTATTGAGGAAATCTGCCGAGCACACTCTGGTAGACATGGTACAGCTGCTGTTTTCAAG gttGCCGCAGTTCAAGGAGGAAGCTAAGAGTTTTGTAGGAACCAATATGAAGAAG GCTTACAATATCTTGTGGAAAAACAAACGTGTACAG CTGAAGATGCGAGCAGGGGGAATGAGTGAGTCATCCAAGTGGAAGAAGCAGAAGCGATCTCCACGACCCCCCCGCCATGCAGTTCGTGGCACCTCTGGCCTGTCTGAGCAGCAGCCTGCATCCAGCAATGGCGCCCCAGCAGCCCTCAGCAACAGCCTCTCAG GTGGGGTCCCATTTATTGAACAGTCCTCTGGAGGCACCTCCAGTCTCCCAGTGTCTGACAGTGTTGGTTCATCCATATCCAGTCCTACCACTGACAGTGGTCTGGAGACGTCCTCCAAAACCACTTCAAAGGAAGATCTCACTGACTTGGACCAAGGCAGCTCTACTGGCACCACCCCAGCAACAACTCCTTCTTTGGAGATGGGCAGTAGGAAAGCAGAACTGGACCAAGGGGACTCACTG ATGGAAGGAGTTCATGTGGAGCGAGCCCAGTCAACCTCAGTGGAGTCCATTCCTGAGGTCTTAGAAGATCGAGACTCAGTAGCAGAGCAGTCAGACTCTGCCTCTGTGCATGACATGGACTATGTAAATCCTCGAGGAGTGAGGTTTACCCAGTCCACTCAGAAAGAAG GCGCAGCCCTGATCCCTTACGGACTCCCCTGTATTCGGGAGTTGTTCCGCTTCCTTATTTCCCTCACCAACCCCCATGACCGCCACAACTCCGATGTGATGATGCACATGGGTCTCCAGCTCTTGACAGTGGCCCTGGAGTCTGCGTATATCGCCAGCTACCAGTCCCTGCTTGGCCTTGTGAAAGATGAGCTCTGCCACCACCTCTTCCAA ttgctCAGTATGGATCGAATGAACTTATATGCTGCTTCCATAAGAGTATGCTTCCTGCTTTTTGAAAGCATGAGGGGAAACTTAAAATTTCAGCTTGAA atgtatttaaagaaGTTAATGGACATAATTACCTCAGAAAACCCTAAGATGCCATATGAAATGAAGGAGATGGCTCTAGAAGCGATTGTTCAGATCTGGAGAATTCCCAGCTTTGTAACAGAGCTGTACATCAATTACGACTGTGATTATTATTGCTCTAATCTATTTGAAGATCTTACCAAACTGCTTTCTAAG AATGCATTTCCAGTCTCTGGGCAGCTCTACACAACCCACCTTCTCTCACTAGAGGCCTTGCTAACAGTGATTGATAGCATAGAAGCACATTGTCAGGCTAAAGTCCTCAGCAGCACTGTACAGCAGGACAAGTCAGATGCAGCCAAAGGGGATGGGGATACCACTATAACTGCCAGTACCGAGATTCCTGGTG ATACAGAAAAGCTTGTAAATGACAGCAAAGTACAGAGTGGATCCGAGGCAGAAACAGCTTCCTGCCCGCCCACTAGTGGGCACTTAATGGCTGAAAAAATGAAGCTAGGAAGACAGGATCAAGAAGAAATAGACCTGG CTGAAAAGAAGGCACCGAAAAAACCTCATCGCTTCTCTAACTGCTTACCAGATGCACAGGAACTtttagacatcaaaaacaaaaagaag ctcCTTATTGCAGGCACAGAGCAGTTTAACCAAAAGCCTAAGAAAGGTATTCAGTTCCTACAAGAGAAAGGTTTGCTCAGCAGCCCAATGGATAACAATGAGGTAGCACAGTGGCTCAGAGAAAACCCCCGCCTGGACAAGAAGATGATTGGGGAGTTTGTCAGTGACCGCAAAAACATGGAACTCTTGGACAGTTTTGTTGG tacTTTTACATTCCAAGGTTTGAGAATCGACGAAGCCCTGCGTTTGTATTTGGAAGCATTTCGACTTCCTGGGGAAGCCCCTGTCATCCAAAGGCTACTTGAAACCTTCACTGACAACTGGCAT AAAGTGAATGGATCTCCTTTTGTATCAAATGATGCTGGCTTTGCCTTGGCATATGCTGTGATAATGCTCAACACCGACCAACACAATCACAATGTCCGCAAGCAGAATGTGCCAATGACAGTGGAG CAATTCAAGAAGAATCTAAAAGGGGTTAATGGGTCAAAGGATTTTGATCAGGATATGTTGGAAGACATCTATAATGCCATTAA GAATGAGGAGATTGTGATGCCGGAGGAGCAGACAGGTTTGGTGAAAGAGAACTACATCTGGAGTGTGCTGCTGCATCGGGGAGCCTCTCCTGAGGGGATCTTCCTGCATGTGCCAGCCGACAGCTATGACAACGACCTCTTCACCATGACCTGGGGCCCCACCATCGCTGCTCTCTCCTATGTCTTTGACAAGAGCCTGGATGACACGATCATCCAAAAGGCCATTGCTGGCTTCAG GAAATGTGCGATGATTTCTGCACACTACGGATTCAGTGATGTGTTTGACAATTTAATAATTTCCCTGTGCAAGTTTACAACACTCAGCAGTGAG TCTGTGGAGAACCTTCCGACTGTTTTTGGAAGCAATGCTAAGGCCCAAGTCGCTGCCAAAACGGTCTTTAACTTGGCCCATCGTCATGGTGACATACTGCGAGAGGGATGGAAGAATATCATGGATTCTATGCTGCAGCTTTTCCGTGCAGAGCTCCTGCCTAAAGTCATGGTGGAG GTTGAGGACTTTGTGGAACCCAATGGAAAAATCTCACTTCAGCGAGAAGAAACACCGTCAAATCg TGGGGAGTCTGCCGTGCTGAGTTTTGTGAACTGGCTAACTCTGAGTGGTGCTGAACAATCTGGACTAAGAGGACCTTCCACAGAAAACCAAGAGGCCAAGCAAGCTGCCCTCCTTTGCATAAAG CAATGTGATCCTGAGAAGCTGATAACGGAGAGCAAATTCCTCCAACTTGAATCACTTCAAGAGCTAATGAAG GCTCTTATATCTGTAACTCCAGATGAGGAGACGTATGATGAGGAGGACGCTGCTTTCTGCTTAGAAATGTTGCTAAGAATTGTGCTTGAAAATAG GGATCGTGTCTCGTGTGTATGGCAGACAGTCAGGGAACACCTGTGCCATCTGTGTGTTCACGCCACTGAGAACTGCTTCCTGGTGGAGAGGGCTGTGGTAGGCCTCCTGAGACTGGCGATTCGCCTGCTGAGGCGGGAGGACATCAGCTCACAG GTGCTCCTTTCCTTAAGGCTTTTGTTGATGATGAAGCCTCATGTACTGTCCCGTGTGAGCCGGGAGGTGGCATATGGCCTGCATGAACTTCTGAAAACCAACGCAGCTAACATCCACTCCAGTGATGACTGGTACACTCTCTTCTCTTTGCTGGAGTGTGTTGGAGCTGGGGTGAAGCCTCCTGCCTCAATGCAGGTTGCTGCTGGGCCAGACAATGACACGG GTGCCCAATCCGACAGCGAGATTTCATCCTATCACCCCAGTGAGGTCAGTCTGGACCGTGGCTATACTTCAGATTCAGAGGTCTACGCAGAGCATGGGAAGCAGTCTAAAATGCATCGCTCTGTCACAGATGTGGATGTGGCTAATAGTGGATGGTTAGTG GTTGGGAAAGATGACATTGACAATGGTAAGCCTACAGTCCCTGGAAACAAACCACAGACTTCTCCACTGATTAACCAGTACAGCCTGACACTGGGGCAAGACATGGGGCTCCATGACACCAAGTCTCTCATCAAGTGTGTGGAGTCCCTGTCCTTCATTGTCCGTGATGCTGCACACGTCACACCAGAGAATTTTGAGCTCTGTGTCAAGACGATCCGAGTGTTTGTGGAAGCCAGCCTTAATGGAG GGTACAGGACACATGAAAAGAAATCCAAGAGCCATAAATATGATTCCAAGTCAAACCGGTTCCGGAAGAAGCCACGGGAGAAGGAGGTATCCTTGAAGAGGACAAAAGTATCCAGTCAGCGTCCCTCTCGTTCCCACAGTGATGATGAAGAGGATGAGGGGGTTCCTGCCAGCTATCATACGGTGTCATTACAGGTTAGTCAGGAC TTACTTGACCTCATGCACACCCTACATACTCGAGCAGCAAGCATCTATAATTCTTGGGCAGAGGAACAGCGCCACCTTGAGGCTGCAGGCAGGAAGATTGAGGCTGACTCCCGAACACTGTGGTCCAGTTGCTGGTGTCCTTTACTACAAG GGATTGCCTGGCTGTGCTGTGATGCCCGGCGCCAGGTCCGAATGCAGGCTCTCACCTACTTGCAGAGGGCACTTTTAGTACATGATCTTCAAACTCTTGATGCCGTGGAATGGGAGTCATGCTTTAACAAG GTGCTGTTCCCATTACTCACCAAGCTTCTGGACAACATCAGCCCTGCAGATGTAGGAGGGATGGAAGAAACTAGAATGAGGGCTTGTACACTCCTCTCAAAG gttTTTCTACAGCACCTGTCTCCTTTACTCTCCCTACCAACATTTGCAGCCCTGTGGCTCACAATTTTGGATTTCATGGACAAATACATGCATGCAGGCTCCAGTGACCTGCTG TTGGAAGCCATTCCTGAATCTCTGAAGAATATGCTTTTGGTGATGGACACAGCAGGAATTTTCCACAGCACCGATTCCCGGACAGGGTATTCTGACCTGTGGGAGATCACCTGGGAGAGGATTGACTGCTTCCTGCCCAGACTGAGGGAAGAGCTTTTTAAACAGGCAGTGATGCCAG AACCGGTTCCCAGTGTGCCAGTGGACTCTGCTCAGCCTCCTCCCCCGCCAGCAGCTCCAACTGAGCCAAAGCCCCCTAGCAGACCAGTTTCACCCCAGGAGCCTCCTCGACCTAGTGCCAATG